The Pseudosulfitobacter pseudonitzschiae genome includes a region encoding these proteins:
- a CDS encoding alpha/beta fold hydrolase codes for MYAYFMPSFEPAESTNVNQTSLAVHEAGEGAPVVFVHGGVSDLRTWANQVGPFAETFRAITYSRRYHCPNATIPSDAPDPIQTHVDDLAALIKARDADPAHIVGHSWGALIALLLAVDRPTLVRSLVLIEPPTVSMHVNVPPKFSQMIGLLFRSPKLAVAIAKLGIGALAPAEKAFRNGNDKKAVELFGRGVLGNRRFVSLSAERYKQVWDNRGPDRAIAIYDGFPDLRAIELAQVSMPVLLVSGSESPRVFPLLIDDLSQRLSNARRLVVQGASHIIHEDAPTALNDAVLHFLKEID; via the coding sequence ATGTACGCTTACTTCATGCCCAGCTTTGAACCCGCAGAGTCAACGAACGTCAATCAAACCAGTCTCGCTGTCCACGAGGCCGGCGAAGGGGCGCCTGTTGTGTTTGTACATGGTGGAGTCTCGGACCTGCGCACATGGGCCAATCAGGTGGGGCCGTTTGCGGAAACTTTTCGCGCAATCACTTACAGTCGGCGATACCACTGTCCCAACGCCACGATCCCATCTGATGCACCGGACCCGATCCAAACCCATGTCGATGACCTCGCAGCATTGATCAAGGCGCGCGACGCCGACCCGGCGCATATCGTGGGGCATTCTTGGGGCGCACTGATTGCACTTCTTCTAGCGGTCGACCGGCCGACCCTGGTGCGTAGCCTTGTGCTGATAGAGCCGCCGACGGTTTCGATGCATGTCAACGTTCCACCAAAGTTCAGTCAGATGATCGGCCTGCTTTTCCGCTCTCCAAAACTGGCCGTAGCGATAGCCAAGCTTGGCATAGGAGCGCTGGCACCCGCAGAAAAAGCCTTTCGCAATGGGAATGACAAAAAAGCAGTTGAACTCTTCGGTCGGGGAGTTTTGGGCAATCGCAGGTTCGTCTCCCTTTCCGCCGAGCGTTACAAACAGGTCTGGGACAACCGCGGTCCAGATCGTGCAATAGCAATCTACGATGGCTTTCCCGATCTCAGGGCGATCGAATTGGCACAGGTCTCCATGCCCGTTCTCCTCGTGTCTGGTTCCGAGAGCCCCAGAGTTTTTCCCCTATTGATTGATGATCTGTCACAACGCCTTTCCAACGCGCGCAGGCTGGTCGTCCAAGGAGCATCCCACATTATTCATGAGGACGCACCCACAGCCCTGAACGACGCGGTGCTGCACTTTCTGAAGGAGATAGATTAG
- a CDS encoding RraA family protein: MIHEPPRLTIRTGFARPTSAQIRAFRDVPTGFICDAMQGRSALATEIAPLSPNLPAHAVGTALVADNGPEEILATMGALHVMQAGDFIVSAVRGCTQCSAAGDQFMGMLNNKGAAGFVTDGAMRDLEGIEEVGLPAWCAGLNPNSPFSNGPGYVGFGAVVGGQMVNSGDILVGDSNGVVVVPHAQIDAVIAALEAVKEAEITLEAKVKAGGADMPAIAQMLADGTAVMVD; encoded by the coding sequence ATGATCCACGAACCACCCCGCCTGACCATCCGCACCGGCTTTGCCCGCCCCACATCCGCGCAGATCCGCGCCTTTCGCGACGTGCCCACGGGGTTCATCTGTGACGCGATGCAAGGACGCAGCGCGCTGGCCACCGAAATCGCACCGCTCAGCCCCAATTTACCCGCTCATGCTGTCGGCACAGCACTGGTGGCCGACAACGGTCCCGAAGAGATTCTGGCCACGATGGGTGCGCTGCATGTCATGCAGGCAGGCGATTTCATCGTCTCGGCGGTGCGCGGATGCACCCAATGCTCGGCGGCGGGGGACCAGTTCATGGGGATGCTGAACAACAAGGGGGCCGCCGGTTTCGTCACCGACGGCGCGATGCGCGACCTTGAAGGGATCGAAGAGGTCGGCCTGCCCGCGTGGTGCGCAGGGCTGAACCCGAATTCGCCCTTCTCGAACGGTCCGGGCTATGTGGGTTTTGGCGCGGTCGTGGGCGGCCAGATGGTCAACAGTGGCGACATTCTGGTGGGCGACAGCAACGGCGTGGTGGTCGTGCCCCATGCGCAAATCGACGCGGTGATCGCCGCACTCGAAGCCGTGAAAGAGGCGGAAATAACGCTTGAAGCCAAGGTTAAGGCAGGCGGCGCAGACATGCCCGCCATCGCACAGATGCTGGCCGACGGCACAGCGGTGATGGTGGACTGA